TCACCGCATTCTTAAACCCGGTGGAAGTTTCATCTTTTTAGAGCATGTTGCCGCCGACTGCTGTACTTGGACGCGCCGCATTCAAGATGGGATTGCACCGGTTTGGAAAGTGATGTTTGATAATTGTCATCCTAACCGCAGCACTTGGACTGCTTTGGAAAATGCTGGATTCGAGTCAGTCAATTATCAGCACTTTCGCCTGTCATTGCCTATTGTGAGTCCTCATATTTCTGGAGTAGCAAAGAAAGCGAAATAGGGGGTAAGGAGTGCGAGCATCTTGCTCGCTGCCTTTCTCTAGGGAGCGAGATATTTGTCTTTTCCGCAAGGGTTCTCCCTCTAGTTTTAAAGCAAGTTCTGATATTTGGGATTCTCTTTCAGCAGTCCCAACACTTTCTTAATGTCTTGGGTGCGATCTTTCTTAACAATTAAGGTGGCATTTCCATCCCGCACAATCACAATATCTTCTAAGCCAATAGTCACGACTAGACCTTCTGGGTCTTGATCATAGACGATCGCCCCTTCAGTATCCAGGCTGACATGGTTCCCTAGCTCTAAATTCGGCTGCTCTCCTTGCAACAGACGCGCCATGGCGTTCCAGTCTCCCAGGTCATCCCAGCCAAAATCAGCCGGTAAAATGTAGGCCAGTTGGGTTTTCTCCATTAAGGCATAGTCGATGGAAATCTTCGGTAATTCTCCATAGGCGGCTTTACCCTGGTTTTGCAGAGGGGTTAAAATTTCTGGCGCATGGGTAGCGAGTTCCCGCAACACCACCCCAGCGCGGAAGATGAACATGCCACTATTCCAGCTAAAGTTACCCTGAGCGATGAACTGTTCGGCGGTGGTGAGGTCGGGTTTTTCGGTGAAGCGTTGCACCCGATACACCGGTAAATCTAGATAGCTGCCTTTGGTTTCTCCCTGTTCGATATAGCCGTAGCCGGTGGAGGGATAGGCGGGTTTAATTCCTAGGGTAACAATTGCTTCTTCTGTGGCTGCCAGTTCCACGGCTGCTTGAATGGTTTTCTCAAAGGCGGGATAATCTCCAATCCAATGATCTGCGGGGAAAAAGCCAATCACCGCATCTTCACCATAGCGTTTAGCAATTTCCAGAGTTGTCCAAGCCACTGCTGGCGCGGTATCCCGACCTTCCGGTTCTGCCAGCAGGTTTTCTGGAGGCAGTTGGGGTAACTGTTCTTGCACGCCTTCTGCGAGTTGGCTAGAGGTGCAGATCCACAGTTTATCCCAACCGGGGGCCAGTTGAACCAGGCGATCGGCGGTGGTCTGCAATAGACTCGAACCCGTGCCATCTAAGCTTAGAAACTGCTTAGGCCGATGTTTGCGACTCAGGGGCCAAAAGCGTTCGCCTTTTCCCCCAGCTAAAATCACAGGCACAACGGTATGAGACATGGTGCAGAACTCCTAAAGGTTGCAAGGTTCAACTGTGGCTATGGTAGCATTACAATTAAAAATTAAAAATTAAAAATTAAAAATTGTGAAATATTAGTTATTCCAGGAAATTTCAGTCCTACCGTCTTGAGTGTTTTTATCTCATGTAGATCTTGCTGTTACAATCTAGAGATACAGCAGTTTTGCTATTACCCATTCCCCATTACTGCGCGAAGTGCC
This genomic interval from Roseofilum capinflatum BLCC-M114 contains the following:
- a CDS encoding mannose-1-phosphate guanylyltransferase, coding for MSHTVVPVILAGGKGERFWPLSRKHRPKQFLSLDGTGSSLLQTTADRLVQLAPGWDKLWICTSSQLAEGVQEQLPQLPPENLLAEPEGRDTAPAVAWTTLEIAKRYGEDAVIGFFPADHWIGDYPAFEKTIQAAVELAATEEAIVTLGIKPAYPSTGYGYIEQGETKGSYLDLPVYRVQRFTEKPDLTTAEQFIAQGNFSWNSGMFIFRAGVVLRELATHAPEILTPLQNQGKAAYGELPKISIDYALMEKTQLAYILPADFGWDDLGDWNAMARLLQGEQPNLELGNHVSLDTEGAIVYDQDPEGLVVTIGLEDIVIVRDGNATLIVKKDRTQDIKKVLGLLKENPKYQNLL